From the genome of Leptolyngbyaceae cyanobacterium:
GCACGATACGGAAGAATTTAAAAAAGGGGTTCAGAATAGATTTTTTTCTGTTTCAGTCCTCTCTCATCTACATAAATAACGTCGAAATCTGAAACCTTCCACCTGACGCCAGCGAGGTTCGGCTTTCGCGCAATTTTGCTCCTCCAAAAGAATGGGAGCGTGAAAATTAACAGCCCAAACATCTAAAGGTCGAGGAAGCTTAGCAACCGTTTGTAATAAAGTAGTTGCCGGATCGTTATTAGGATCGTTACAAGAATTATCTTTACACAAACCTTGATGTTTATGCGCTAAAAGAAACCTAGCATCATAACCAAAACGCTTCAATTCCCAAGCTAATCCCATCATTCTGCCCGTTTGTCCGTGATGCTTGTGAGTATGAGCGATCAATACCGGAACCTCAGATTCCTTTTGAATTGCACTCGCGATCGCATCGCTGCGTTCGTGTTGCAAATAACCTACATTCCAAACTACAGTTATTCCACCCAGCAACCCAATGAGTAAAATTAGCCCCACAGATAATTTTCCGAATGTAATTGGTAGTCGGTAAATGTTTTTAGTTTGCTGGCTCCCATAAGCAGCAAAGCACGCTGCCAGTAATGCGATCGCAACTGGAAAATAAAAATATTGAAACCGAGGAGCCAGGGTTAAATCTGTCCCTAAAGCGTAAGTTATTCCCAAAATAACGAACAAAGAAGCTAAAAAATATATACTTAAATCTTTAACTCTAAAATGCTTATCTGGGTGTTCTCGAAAATTTACTATACTATATTTAATCATTTGAAATAACCAAAATAAAAAAGCCAAAATTACTATGATATAAAAACCGACATTTATAACATTTAAATTAGAAATATCTATCGGTATCAACAAAATTATCGATAGCAGCCAAGATAATAACCGAATTAATGGGCCTAACCACCTGTTAACTGGGTCGCCTATATAAACCCATTTAGTTAACTCGCTATCTTGAATATCATGCAAAACAGGTAACCAAACTAATCCTCCTGCCAACGTTCCCAGTGCCACTATTAAAATAGGCCGCCAATGAGGTGATACGAACAAAGAATTTAAAGTATATTTAACAGATAATTTTTCTCTTTCTTTGACTAAAATTAACAATAAAACTAATGCTTGAGCAATTAAAGTAAGGGCAAAAAAGTAATGATTGGCAATACCCAGGCTATTGATAATTACCCAAATTAATCCGAGCCAAGCTGGTAAAGACGATCGTTTTTCTACAAATCGAACAGCTACTATAAAACAACTCAAAGAAGCGATAACTAATAGAATTCCTAATGTATAGTGACGTGCCTCTTGCGCCAAAAATATTCCTAAAGGCGATACGGCCATAATTGCTGCTGACAATTGTGCCACCAACCGGGAACGAAATGCCAACCAAGCAAAACCAAACATCGCTGGTATGGACAGCACGCCGAATATAGCTGATAAAGCTCTTGATGCCCATACTAAAACTACTTCGTTTTGGATCGGAAATAGTTTTAACCAGAGGTGAGCTAGTACGAAGTAAAGTGGTGGGTGGGTACTTTCATTCAGCAGGCGATCGATCGCATCTCCTACACCGCGATCGATCTGCGGTTTTAAAGGTTGCAGCAGAGTATCGATATCGATCGCCCGATCCAAAGGTACGGTTTGAAAAGTATTCCCCAAACTAAAAACCATTGTGGCAAATTCATCAGTCCACAACGGCTTCATTTCCAAACGACTAAAGCGCAAACTAGCGCCAATTATCACCCACATTAATAAAAAAAATAATTGACCCCAACGACTGCGGAAAATAGCATTAAAACCAGACCAGTTTAACTTATCAACCATTATTACGATTTCAGGATTAAAAGATTAATCAGGATTTAAAGATTAGAGGTTTAATCTGGATTGATTTGAAGATGGATAGGATTAATTTATTTCATTATTTCATCTTCAAATCTTGGATAAAGGATTAATTTTTTTTCCTTTCATCTTCAAATCCTGGACAAAGGATTATCTAATTCATCCTTTTATTGCCAACTTTTAGCCAAGCTTAACTTGACCGCTGGTAGCCAATACGCGGGCGCTCACACCAAACACTCGCAGTAATCCTTCAGAGTCAGCATGATTGTAACTACCCACACCTTCCATAGAAGCATTTTCTTCCGAATATAGAGAGTGAGGCGCATTACTTGCCGAGACAAAAGAGATATTACCTTTGTAAACAGAAACGGTAATCGTTCCCGTTGCCAATTCTGCGGTAGGCGCGATCGCTTTTAGCGCCATTTGAGTGGCCAAATCGAACCAATAACCCTGATAAATCTGCTTGGCAACTAACAACGATAACCGATCGAAGAACTCGCGAGCGCGACGGTCTAAAATCAGTTGCAACAAGTAAGCATAGCAGGTTCCCAGCAATTCTACCCCTGGACTTTCATAAACTCCCCGCGACTTAATCCCCACAAAGCGATTTTCTACCAAGTGAGTGCCGATACCTACGCCATGCTTTCCACCCAGAGCATTTGCTTGCAAAATTGCTTCCACCAAATCAACCGAATTACCGTTAATTTTCACCGGGCGACCCTTCTCAAATTCGACGATACACTCCTCTGCTGTATCTGGTGCATTTATGGGGTAGCAACCCATGATCGGCTTCACGAATTGGGCTGGCGTAGTCAGTTCTTCCAGCTTTCCCGACTCGTGAGTTAAACCTAATAAATTCGCATCCGTCGAATAGGGTTTATCCTTAGTAGCAGATACCGACAGCCCTTTTTCTTGACAAAAGTCGATCATTTCGCTCCGACCGGGAAAACGAGCTAGAAATTCCTCATCTCGCCAAGGAGCGTAAACTTCAAATTCCGGAGCCAACATATTAGTAATTAGTTGAAACCGTACCTGATCGTTGCCCCGTCCCGTCGCACCGTGACTGAAAATCGTCAGTCCCCTTTTTTTCATTTCTTCGATCATCGCCTTCGCCAAGACGCAACGGGCAATTCCGGTAGTATTCCAGTAGCGTCCCTCATAGCAAGCTTGGGATTGAATCACCTGTAAACCCGCTTCTGCGATAGCTTCCCGTGCGGGTAACAACACGAAATCTGCCGCCCCAGCCAATTGCATCCGCTTGCGAATGGCGTCCATATCCTCTTCATCCGGTTGTCCCAAGTCGGCAGTAAAGCAGACTACCCCCACTCCTTTATCCGTCAGCCAACGGGTAATCGTACAGCTATCAAGACCGCCAGAACCAGCAAATGCAACCGTTCTTCCCTTTAAATCTTCAGCTTTCATGCCCAATTTCCTTATCCAATCGCATAGCGTATGTTTGCGTATGTTGTTTAATCGATCGCCAACCAGCACGAGAAAAGTAGGGGCGACCCATCATGTCTATCCCGCAAAACAACGAGTTTTTATTATCTACCACTACAATGCCGATTCTTGTCCGCGAAGGCACAGATTTAAGTTTTCCCCGAATCGCAAATCGCTCGATCGCTCTTTATACTATTGGCAGCCATACTCAG
Proteins encoded in this window:
- the argG gene encoding argininosuccinate synthase, producing MKAEDLKGRTVAFAGSGGLDSCTITRWLTDKGVGVVCFTADLGQPDEEDMDAIRKRMQLAGAADFVLLPAREAIAEAGLQVIQSQACYEGRYWNTTGIARCVLAKAMIEEMKKRGLTIFSHGATGRGNDQVRFQLITNMLAPEFEVYAPWRDEEFLARFPGRSEMIDFCQEKGLSVSATKDKPYSTDANLLGLTHESGKLEELTTPAQFVKPIMGCYPINAPDTAEECIVEFEKGRPVKINGNSVDLVEAILQANALGGKHGVGIGTHLVENRFVGIKSRGVYESPGVELLGTCYAYLLQLILDRRAREFFDRLSLLVAKQIYQGYWFDLATQMALKAIAPTAELATGTITVSVYKGNISFVSASNAPHSLYSEENASMEGVGSYNHADSEGLLRVFGVSARVLATSGQVKLG